CTGCAGCGCCTTGAAGGTCAGCGTGTCGGTGTCGCTCGGCAGCGCGCCCAGCGAGACCCGGAACTCCTGGAACTGCCCGGGCGCGATCTTCGTCCCGGCGTCCGCGGTCCAGGTGATCTTCGAGACCGCCTCGGTGATCTGCTGGCCGTGCGAGTCCAGCGGCTTGTCGAGCTTCGACTTCTCCATCACCGCGGTCCAGCCCGGCAGCGGCTGGGTGCGCACCGAGGCCATCGGGTGGTCCAGCGGCAGGTTGACCTCCAGCTTCACGGTGGAGGCGGTGTCGCTCTCGTTCGGCACCCGGAACGCCACGGCCGTGTACCCGCCCTGCTGGGCACTGCCCGGCTGGACGGTCACGTGCGCGAACGCGGGAACGGCGGACGCCAGCAGGGCGCCGGCCGCCACCACGAGCGCGCCGACGGAACGACGGGCGGAAAGCGAACGCATCAGGGGACTCCTGAGGAAAGGGCCGCGCGGCAGCGCGCGTCGGCACGAGGGGGTGAGGACTCGTCGGCCCGCTCACGACGCGGGCACGGCGGCAGCGGTGCGCGCCCGAGCCCGGCCCTCCGGGCCCCGCTCAGCGCGCGAACGCCACCGCGGGCGGTCCCCTGCGCAGCACGCAGTGCCGCAGCGCCGCCGCCACCGGCAGCGGCCAGTCCTCCGGACGTCCGCCCCGCGCCGGGGCCGCCGGGCGCTCGGCGGCCAGCAGCAGCGTCGTCAGCAGCGCCACCGCCGTCCGCACCGGGGCCGCCCACTCGCGCGCGGTCAGCGCCGCCGTCCGCACCAGCCGCCACAGCGCGGCCTCGCCGCGCCGCAGCCACCAGCCGGCGACCAGCGCCGCCGCGAGGTGGCCCAGCAGCATCGCGGGCGTCAGCCCCAGCCAGCCGGACACGTGCGGGGCCGCCGCGGCGGCCAGCGCCTGCGGATCCAGACCCGCCGCGCTCACCACCTGCTCCGGCGTGGTGTCCAGCGGAACGACCGTCAGCCCGTCACCGGGCGTGTCGTTGCACAGCAGCCGACCCGCGACCGCGGCCAGCGGGTCCGGGCCGCCCATCGCGGCCATCTCCGCGTGCGGCATCGCCGCACCGCCGCCGCCCAGTCCGCTCGCGAACCGGTGGAACAGCAGGTGCAGTCCCAGCTGGCCGCCGGCCAGCGCCGCCGCGATCGCCCCCAGCGAGCGCTCCCGCCCGCCGGCCAGCGCTGCCAGCGCGCACACCGCGGCGAAACCCGCCGCCAGCGTGTCCGGCGCCACCGCGCCGCCCGCCCGGGCGTGCCCGAAGGCCGCCACCAGCGTGCAGACCAGCGCGAACGGCACCGCCCGCAGCACCCGCAGGTCCCAGGCGGCCACCGAGGCCCGCCCAGCGGGCACGGCGGCGCCCATGGGGGTCCCCCCGGCCGGAGGCCGGGGGAGGGCGGCAGCGGGGAGCTCAGTCATGGCCGGGACATCATCTCACCGCCTACACCGGACCCCGGGGCAGGGGCCGGAACCCGCCGTGGGTGGCCGGATCCCGCCCGGCGCACTTCCTGGGCCGCGCGCTGCTCGGCACACCCGACAGGACCAGTCCATCCGCCGAACGAGCGGTACCGGCGAGTGCGGACGGTTCACCGCGCGTAGCCGAGGAGATAGCTAGTTGTATGTGGAGCCGCAGCCAGGAGGGATCTCCCGTGGACATCTGGTGGACTCTGCACCTCAAGCGCGACCCGGCCAGCGTGCCGCTCGCCCGCCGCATCCTGCTCGGCGCCATGGACTCCGCCGGAGTCGACCCG
The DNA window shown above is from Streptomyces sp. TLI_171 and carries:
- a CDS encoding YcnI family protein, whose amino-acid sequence is MRSLSARRSVGALVVAAGALLASAVPAFAHVTVQPGSAQQGGYTAVAFRVPNESDTASTVKLEVNLPLDHPMASVRTQPLPGWTAVMEKSKLDKPLDSHGQQITEAVSKITWTADAGTKIAPGQFQEFRVSLGALPSDTDTLTFKALQTYDNGEVVRWIEESKDGQPEPAKPAPTLTLTKAAAASAAPADHHSGDATGQQQTAAAAKSSDSTARTLGVVGIVVGVVGAALGVAGLRRRSAQN